A stretch of Carya illinoinensis cultivar Pawnee chromosome 14, C.illinoinensisPawnee_v1, whole genome shotgun sequence DNA encodes these proteins:
- the LOC122293375 gene encoding uncharacterized protein LOC122293375 produces the protein METKHFSHNHPLVFVEALEGDGEKEVVCSGCKESLVGLGYKCSTVCDFFLHKSCYELPHEIQHPMHPNHTLVLEQPSKDIRRSRYCVACLESCKNFYYHCNSCSFALDIKCASRWRINNTGDDHPQHTFTPIFKQIQFTCEACGVESKDIASMCSICQFLIHTKCAHFPRKVKIFAHDHSLTHAFSLCQVKKPDDVFCKLCRKKMDTKYSAYYCDQGCDYVAHLTCAYDLQASCPVDSSNITLDSQFHEQINLQDEGETVLGEIKHCSDHQRHSLCLSMNKELDDKFCEGCRQLILLDTSFYNCEQCNIFLHETCAKLPKKKRHLLHQHPLTLVSRGDCVFYCRACECYRKGFSYTCDECNSFSFDVQCSSLPETLKHESHQHSLLLAIYSTDQCKACSRLINDGYYRHRFVCTECDFALCFGCASLPLVARYEYDLHDFLKLTYGVEDDSGEYYCFICEERRNPDHWFYYCEKCDFAAHIRCIFMPLRRP, from the coding sequence ATGGAGACGAAACATTTCAGCCACAATCATCCCTTAGTCTTTGTCGAAGCATTGGAAGGTGATGGAGAAAAGGAAGTAGTTTGCTCAGGCTGCAAGGAATCCTTGGTGGGTCTCGGTTACAAATGCTCCACTGTATGTGATTTTTTCCTGCATAAATCCTGCTATGAACTGCCCCATGAAATACAACACCCCATGCACCCAAACCACACCCTTGTTCTCGAACAACCATCAAAAGATATAAGAAGGTCTAGATATTGTGTTGCATGCCTCGAGTCTTGCAAAAACTTCTATTACCATTGCAATAGCTGCTCTTTTGCCCTTGACATCAAATGTGCTTCTCGCTGGAGAATCAATAATACTGGGGACGATCATCCTCAACACACGTTTACCCCCATCTTTAAGCAGATTCAGTTCACTTGTGAAGCCTGTGGTGTGGAAAGCAAGGACATTGCTAGCATGTGTAGCATCTGCCAGTTCTTGATTCATACCAAATGTGCTCACTTTCCACGAAAGGTCAAGATTTTTGCTCATGATCACTCCCTCACTCACGCTTTTTCTCTATGCCAAGTTAAGAAGCCAGACGACGTATTTTGTAAACTTTGCCGCAAAAAGATGGACACGAAGTACTCGGCTTATTATTGTGATCAAGGATGTGATTATGTGGCCCACTTGACTTGCGCTTACGATTTGCAGGCGTCGTGCCCCGTAGACTCCAGTAATATAACTCTTGATTCGCAATTTCATGAGCAGATAAACCTACAAGATGAGGGTGAAACGGTACTTGGGGAGATCAAACATTGCAGTGATCATCAACGTCATAGCTTATGTCTCAGCATGAATAAAGAACTCGACGATAAGTTTTGTGAAGGGTGTAGGCAACTGATATTATTGGACACCTCTTTTTACAATTGTGAGCAGTGCAACATCTTCCTTCACGAAACATGTGCTAAACTACCCAAAAAGAAGCGGCACTTGCTTCACCAACACCCTCTCACCCTCGTCTCAAGGGGTGATTGCGTGTTCTATTGCAGAGCTTGTGAATGCTATCGCAAGGGCTTTAGCTACACATGTGATGAGTGTAATTCCTTCAGCTTCGATGTTCAATGTAGTTCACTCCCGGAAACCTTGAAACATGAAAGCCATCAACATTCCCTTCTCCTTGCTATATATTCAACGGACCAGTGCAAAGCTTGTTCCAGATTGATCAACGATGGATACTACAGGCATAGATTTGTATGTACTGAGTGCGATTTTGCCCTGTGTTTTGGATGTGCAAGTCTTCCGCTCGTAGCTAGGTATGAATATGAtctacatgattttctcaaactcACATATGGTGTCGAAGATGATTCTGgagaatattattgttttatatgTGAGGAGAGAAGAAATCCAGACCATTGGTTCTATTATTGTGAAAAATGTGACTTCGCTGCTCATATTCGGTGCATTTTTATGCCATTGAGGAggccctag